A single Anopheles maculipalpis chromosome 3RL, idAnoMacuDA_375_x, whole genome shotgun sequence DNA region contains:
- the LOC126563776 gene encoding collagen alpha-1(IV) chain, with amino-acid sequence MGTRIKWLITTSLIVWYGQHAYAQLWPRGDGIFKRQEPDYPRNTQLDPSYNIIDTASGPQGPPSKNCTSGGCCLPKCFAEKGNRGFPGPQGLKGVKGVRGFPGSEGLPGDKGTKGEPGPVGLQGPKGDRGRDGLPGYPGIPGTNGVPGLSGAPGLPGRDGCNGTDGLPGLSGLPGNPGPRGYPGIAGSKGEKGEPARHPENYNKGQKGEPGNDGLEGLPGPQGVEGPRGYPGRPGEKGLPGIPGLRGERGDKGVCIKGLKGQKGAKGEEVYGSTGTTTTMGPEGAKGDRGEPGEPGRPGEKGQAGDRGQFGERGHKGEKGLPGQPGPRGRDGNFGPVGLPGQKGDRGSEGLHGLKGQSGPKGEPGRDGTPGQPGISGPPGAPGGGEGRPGAPGPKGPRGYEGPQGPKGMDGFDGEKGERGQMGPKGGQGVPGRPGPEGMPGDKGDKGEAGSVGLPGPQGPRGYPGQPGPEGLRGEPGQPGYGIPGPKGNAGMAGFPGLKGQKGERGFKGVMGTPGDAKEGRPGAPGLPGRDGEKGEPGRPGLSGAKGERGMKGEIGGRCTDCRPGMKGDKGERGYAGEPGRPGASGVPGERGYPGMPGEDGTPGLRGEPGPKGEPGLLGPPGPSGEPGRDAEIPMDQLKPIKGDKGEPGEKGLVGVKGEKGFPGLVGPEGKMGLRGMKGDKGRQGEAGLDGAPGAPGKDGLGGRDGITIKGEPGLKGNVGYTGDKGDKGYSGVKGEPGKCASIPPNLEEAIRGPQGLQGEKGAPGIQGIRGDKGEMGEQGRTGAQGNAGPPGAPGPVGPRGLTGHRGEKGNSGPVGPPGAPGRDGMPGAPGLPGSKGVKGDPGLSMVGPPGPKGNPGLRGPQGERGGMGDRGDPGLPGALGYPGEKGDLGTPGPPGYPGDVGPKGEPGPKGPAGHPGAPGRPGVDGVKGLPGLKGDIGAPGVIGLPGQKGDMGQAGNDGLKGFQGRKGMMGAPGIQGVRGPQGVKGEPGEKGDRGEIGVKGLMGQSGPPGMIGLKGDKGLAGLPGPACLPGLSGEKGDKGYSGPEGPPGEPGAASEKGQKGEPGVPGLRGNDGIPGLEGPVGPKGDAGVPGYGRPGPQGEKGDVGLTGINGLPGLNGVKGDMGVPGFPGVKGDKGTTGLPGVPGPPCVDGLPGAAGPVGPRGYDGEKGFKGEPGRIGERGLVGEKGDMGLTGPVGLSGRKGDRGVPGSPGLPATVAAIKGDKGEPGFPGAIGRPGKVGAPGLPGDTGAKGEMGIQGLPGLPGPAGLNGLPGMKGDMGPMGEKGDTCPVVKGEKGLPGRPGKTGRDGPPGLTGEKGEKGLAGLEGPPGPPGPPGPLGRQGEKGDRGDSGLMGRPGNDGLPGPQGQRGLPGPQGEKGDQGPPGFIGPKGDKGERGRDGLNGLNGPQGLKGDRGLPGLEGVAGLPGMVGEKGDRGLQGMAGLNGAPGEKGQKGETPQLPPQRKGPPGPPGFNGPKGDKGLPGLAGPAGIPGAPGAPGEMGLRGFEGARGLQGLRGDVGPEGRPGRDGFPGIPGPKGEPGRDCESAPYYTGILLVRHSQSDEVPVCEPGHLKLWDGYSLLYVDGNDYPHNQDLGSAGSCVRKFSTLPILACGQNNVCNYASRNDRTFWLSTSAPIPMMPVTENEMRPYISRCTVCEAPTNVIAVHSQTLHIPECPNGWDGLWIGYSFLMHTAVGHGGGGQSLSGPGSCLEDFRATPFIECNGGKGHCHYYETQTSFWLVSLEDHQQFQRPEQQTLKAGNLLSRVSRCQVCIRH; translated from the exons ATGGGGACCCGAATAAAATG GTTGATCACTACCTCGTTGATAGTCTGGTATGGACAGCATGCGTATGCG CAACTATGGCCCAGAGGTGATGGAATATTCAAGCGGCAGGAGCCGGACTATCCTCGAAACACACAGCTCGATCCTAGCTACAACATCATTGACACAGCCAGCGGCCCACAGGGACCACCGTCCAAGAACTGCACCTCGGGCGGCTGCTGTTTACCGAAATGTTTTGCCGAAAAGGGTAATCGCGGCTTTCCTGGGCCGCAGGGTTTGAAGGGCGTTAAAGGTGTTCGCGGTTTTCCCGGCTCGGAAGGTTTGCCGGGTGACAAAGGTACCAAGGGTGAGCCGGGCCCGGTAGGTTTGCAAGGCCCCAAGGGTGATCGAGGCCGTGATGGTCTGCCCGGTTATCCCGGCATTCCTGGCACGAATGGTGTTCCCGGACTGTCGGGCGCGCCCGGTCTACCTGGCCGCGACGGTTGCAACGGAACGGACGGTTTGCCAGGGTTGTCCGGTTTGCCGGGAAATCCGGGTCCCCGTGGTTATCCCGGTATCGCTGGGTCGAAGGGTGAAAAGGGTGAACCAGCACGTCACCCGGAGAACTACAACAAGGGACAGAAAGGTGAGCCCGGTAACGATGGACTGGAGGGATTGCCTGGCCCACAGGGTGTAGAAGGACCGCGTGGATACCCAGGACGGCCCGGTGAAAAGGGTTTGCCCGGAATACCAGGACTACGTGGAGAACGAGGCGATAAGGGTGTTTGCATTAAGGGCTTGAAAGGTCAGAAAGGTGCGAAGGGTGAGGAGGTGTATGGATCAACGGGTACGACAACGACAATGGGCCCGGAGGGTGCTAAAGGTGATCGCGGCGAACCGGGCGAACCTGGTCGGCCTGGAGAGAAGGGACAAGCCGGAGATCGGGGACAGTTTGGCGAGCGGGGACACAAGGGCGAGAAAGGATTGCCTGGACAACCGGGCCCGAGA gggCGTGATGGTAATTTTGGACCAGTAGGCCTTCCCGGACAGAAGGGCGACCGAGGATCGGAAGGATTGCACGGACTGAAGGGTCAAAGTGGACCGAAGGGTGAACCTGGACGCGATGGTACTCCTGGGCAGCCCGGTATCTCGGGACCTCCGGGAGCACCCGGTGGTGGCGAAGGACGTCCCGGTGCACCGGGTCCGAAGGGACCACGTGGCTACGAAGGACCGCAAGGACCGAAAGGTATGGATGGATTCGATGGCGAAAAGGGCGAACGTGGCCAAATGGGTCCCAAGGGTGGTCAGGGAGTGCCGGGCCGTCCAGGTCCAGAAGGTATGCCCGGTGACAAAGGTGATAAGGGAGAAGCCGGTTCGGTTGGACTGCCGGGTCCGCAAGGACCTCGTGGATACCCCGGACAACCCGGTCCCGAGGGTCTGCGTGGTGAACCAGGTCAGCCGGGATACGGCATTCCCGGACCAAAGGGTAATGCTGGTATGGCTGG TTTCCCGGGCTTGAAAGGACAAAAAGGCGAGCGTGGCTTCAAGGGTGTGATGGGAACACCGGGTGACGCAAAGGAAGGACGTCCGGGAGCTCCTGGACTGCCGGGACGCGATGGCGAAAAAGGTGAACCGGGCCGTCCGGGTCTCAGCGGAGCGAAGGGTGAACGCGGTATGAAGGGTGAAATTGGTGGACGCTGCACAGACTGTCGGCCGGGCATGAAGGGCGATAAGGGTGAGCGAGGATACGCTGGTGAACCGGGACGACCGGGAGCGAGTGGTGTTCCGGGCGAGCGCGGATATCCGGGTATGCCAGGAGAGGACGGTACGCCAGGACTTCGCGGTGAACCCGGACCCAAGGGTGAACCGGGACTGTTGGGTCCTCCGGGACCGTCGGGAGAGCCAGGTCGTGATGCAGAAATTCCAATGGATCAACTGAAACCCATCAAGGGAGACAAAGGCGAGCCGGGCGAGAAGGGTCTGGTGGGCGTCAAGGGCGAGAAGGGTTTCCCGGGACTGGTCGGACCAGAAGGAAAGATGGGTCTGCGCGGTATGAAGGGTGACAAGGGACGACAGGGCGAGGCTGGTCTCGACGGAGCTCCGGGCGCACCGGGTAAGGACGGACTGGGTGGACGTGACGGAATAACGATCAAGGGTGAACCGGGACTGAAGGGTAATGTAGGCTACACGGGTGACAAGGGTGACAAGGGTTACTCCGGGGTGAAGGGTGAACCGGGCAAATGTGCTAGCATTCCACCAAACCTAGAGGAGGCTATCCGTGGTCCACAGGGATTGCAGGGCGAAAAGGGTGCTCCTGGCATTCAGGGCATACGGGGCGATAAGGGCGAGATGGGCGAACAGGGACGCACGGGAGCGCAAGGAAATGCAGGACCACCTGGTGCTCCGGGACCGGTAGGACCACGCGGTTTGACAGGACACCGTGGCGAGAAGGGTAACTCGGGTCCGGTGGGTCCGCCTGGTGCTCCAGGACGTGACGGTATGCCCGGTGCACCGGGACTGCCAGGATCTAAGGGCGTTAAGGGTGATCCGGGACTTTCGATGGTGGGTCCGCCCGGCCCGAAAGGTAATCCAGGATTGCGGGGTCCGCAGGGCGAACGTGGAGGCATGGGTGATCGTGGCGATCCGGGTTTGCCCGGTGCGCTTGGCTATCCGGGTGAGAAGGGTGACTTGGGAACGCCGGGTCCTCCCGGCTATCCGGGCGATGTTGGACCGAAGGGTGAACCGGGTCCGAAGGGACCGGCAGGCCATCCAGGAGCACCGGGCCGTCCCGGTGTGGACGGTGTGAAGGGTTTGCCTGGTTTGAAGGGTGACATCGGTGCGCCAGGTGTGATTGGACTACCGGGACAGAAGGGTGACATGGGACAGGCGGGTAACGATGGTCTCAAGGGTTTCCAGGGTCGCAAGGGTATGATGGGTGCACCGGGCATTCAAGGTGTTCGTGGACCGCAAGGTGTGAAGGGCGAACCGGGAGAGAAGGGCGACCGAGGTGAGATCGGCGTGAAGGGTTTGATGGGACAGTCGGGACCACCCGGAATGATTGGGCTGAAGGGAGACAAGGGTCTGGCTGGATTGCCTGGACCGGCCTGCTTGCCTGGACTTTCGGGAGAAAAGGGTGACAAAGGATACTCCGGACCGGAAGGACCGCCAGGTGAACCGGGTGCAGCGTCTGAGAAGGGACAGAAAGGTGAACCGGGTGTACCGGGACTTCGTGGTAACGATGGCATTCCTGGGCTGGAAGGTCCGGTCGGACCCAAGGGTGATGCCGGTGTGCCTGGCTATGGCCGGCCTGGACCACAGGGCGAAAAGGGTGACGTCGGTTTGACGGGCATAAACGGACTGCCGGGATTGAATGGCGTGAAAGGCGATATGGGCGTTCCAGGATTCCCGGGCGTAAAGGGAGACAAGGGTACCACCGGTTTGCCTGGTGTTCCCGGTCCGCCTTGCGTGGATGGACTACCAGGCGCTGCGGGTCCAGTTGGTCCGCGCGGTTACGACGGCGAGAAGGGCTTCAAGGGTGAACCAGGACGTATTGGTGAACGGGGCCTCGTGGGAGAGAAGGGTGATATGGGCCTGACGGGACCGGTCGGTCTGTCTGGACGCAAGGGTGATCGCGGTGTACCTGGTTCTCCTGGTCTTCCCGCTACCGTTGCCGCCATTAAGGGAGACAAGGGAGAACCTGGTTTCCCGGGCGCTATTGGTCGCCCTGGTAAGGTTGGAGCACCGGGTCTTCCTGGAGATACGGGTGCTAAGGGTGAAATGGGCATTCAGGGACTACCAGGCCTACCGGGTCCGGCAGGATTGAACGGACTACCGGGCATGAAGGGTGATATGGGACCGATGGGCGAGAAAGGTGACACCTGTCCCGTGGTAAAGGGCGAAAAGGGTCTGCCGGGTCGGCCAGGAAAGACGGGCCGCGATGGACCACCGGGACTGACGGGAGAGAAGGGAGAAAAGGGACTTGCAGGGCTAGAAGGACCTCCGGGACCTCCCGGACCACCCGGACCGCTTGGACGACAGGGCGAGAAGGGTGACCGTGGTGATTCCGGTTTGATGGGACGCCCCGGCAATGATGGACTGCCGGGACCACAAGGCCAGCGAGGTTTGCCGGGACCACAGGGCGAAAAGGGTGACCAGGGACCGCCCGGATTTATTGGACCGAAGGGTGACAAGGGTGAGCGGGGACGAGACGGACTGAACGGACTGAATGGACCGCAAGGCTTGAAGGGTGACCGCGGTTTGCCCGGACTGGAAGGTGTCGCCGGTCTGCCAGGTATGGTCGGTGAGAAGGGTGACCGTGGGCTACAGGGTATGGCCGGCCTAAACGGTGCTCCAGGTGAGAAGGGACAGAAGGGTGAAACGCCACAGCTTCCACCCCAGCGCAAGGGACCACCCGGTCCGCCTGGATTTAACGGACCGAAGGGTGACAAGGGTTTGCCGGGCTTGGCCGGACCGGCCGGTATACCCGGCGCACCCGGTGCACCCGGTGAGATGGGACTACGCGGATTCGAAGGTGCACGCGGTTTGCAGGGTCTGCGGGGAGATGTCGGTCCAGAAGGACGTCCCGGACGTGATGGTTTTCCGGGCATTCCGGGACCGAAGGGTGAACCGGGACGGGACTGTGAATCGGCACCATACTACACCGGCATATTGCTCGTACGGCACAGCCAGTCGGACGAGGTGCCCGTGTGCGAACCGGGCCATTTGAAATTATGGGATGGCTATTCGCTACTGTACGTGGATGGTAACGACTATCCGCACAATCAGGACCTCGGATCGGCCGGGTCCTGTGTGCGCAAGTTCTCCACATTACCGATCCTCGCCTGCGGACAGAACAACGTCTGCAACTACGCATCACGTAACGATCGAACGTTCTGGCTGTCAACGTCCGCACCGATCCCGATGATGCCAGTTACGGAGAACGAGATGCGACCGTACATCTCACGCTGTACCGTGTGTGAGGCGCCCACGAACGTTATCGCCGTGCACAGCCAAACACTTCATATTCCCGAATGTCCAAATGGATGGGATGGTCTGTGGATTGGTTACAGTTTCCTTATG